A genome region from Bacteroides stercoris ATCC 43183 includes the following:
- the ettA gene encoding energy-dependent translational throttle protein EttA, producing the protein MATVDDKKIIFSMVGLNKTIQQNNKQVLKNIYLSFFYGAKIGIIGLNGSGKSTLLKIIAGLDKSYQGEVVFSPGYSVGYLAQEPYLDPAKTVKEVVMEGVQPIVDALAEYEEINQKFGLPEYYEDQDKMDKLFTRQAELQDIIDATDAWNLDSKLERAMDALRCPPEDQSVEHLSGGERRRVALCRLLLQKPDILLLDEPTNHLDAESIDWLEQHLQQYEGTVIAVTHDRYFLDHVAGWILELDRGEGIPWKGNYSSWLEQKTKRMEQEEKTASKRRKTLERELEWVRMAPKARQAKGKARLNSYDKLLNEDVKEKEEKLEIFIPNGPRLGNKVIEAKHVAKAFGDKLLFDDLNFMLPPNGIVGIIGPNGAGKTTLFRLIMGLDTPDSGEFEVGETVKVAYVDQQHKDIDPNKSVYQVISGGNDLIRMGGRDINARAYLSRFNFSGADQEKLCGVLSGGERNRLHLALCLKEEGNVLLLDEPTNDIDVNTLRALEEGLEDFAGCAVVISHDRWFLDRICTHILAFEGDSNVFFFEGSYSEYEENKLKRLGKEEPTRVRYRKLMND; encoded by the coding sequence ATGGCAACAGTAGACGATAAGAAAATTATCTTTTCTATGGTAGGGCTGAACAAGACCATTCAGCAGAACAATAAGCAGGTGTTGAAGAACATCTACCTCTCGTTCTTCTACGGAGCGAAAATCGGTATCATCGGTTTGAACGGTTCGGGTAAATCGACCTTGCTGAAGATTATCGCCGGCTTGGACAAATCCTATCAGGGCGAAGTGGTGTTCTCGCCCGGATATTCGGTAGGATATTTGGCTCAGGAGCCTTACCTCGATCCCGCGAAGACAGTGAAAGAAGTGGTGATGGAAGGCGTACAGCCCATTGTAGATGCGCTGGCAGAGTACGAGGAAATCAATCAGAAGTTCGGACTGCCCGAATACTACGAAGATCAGGACAAGATGGACAAGCTCTTCACCCGTCAGGCGGAGCTGCAGGACATCATCGACGCTACCGATGCCTGGAATCTCGACAGTAAGCTGGAGCGTGCGATGGATGCGCTTCGTTGTCCACCCGAAGACCAGTCGGTAGAACATCTTTCCGGTGGTGAACGCCGTCGTGTGGCGCTCTGTCGTCTGTTGCTTCAAAAGCCCGACATACTGCTCCTCGATGAGCCTACCAACCACCTTGATGCCGAATCCATCGACTGGCTGGAGCAGCACTTGCAGCAGTACGAAGGTACGGTAATTGCTGTAACTCACGACCGGTACTTCCTTGACCATGTGGCAGGCTGGATACTTGAACTCGATCGTGGCGAAGGTATTCCCTGGAAAGGCAACTACTCCAGCTGGCTCGAACAAAAGACCAAGCGCATGGAGCAGGAAGAAAAGACTGCCAGCAAACGCCGCAAGACGCTGGAACGCGAGCTGGAGTGGGTGCGTATGGCTCCCAAAGCCCGTCAGGCAAAGGGAAAAGCCCGTCTGAACTCTTACGACAAACTGCTGAACGAAGACGTGAAGGAGAAAGAAGAGAAGCTCGAAATCTTCATCCCCAACGGTCCCCGTCTGGGCAACAAGGTTATTGAGGCTAAGCATGTAGCAAAAGCTTTTGGCGACAAACTCTTGTTTGACGACCTTAACTTCATGTTGCCGCCTAATGGTATTGTAGGCATCATTGGTCCTAACGGAGCGGGTAAAACCACCCTTTTCCGCCTTATTATGGGGCTGGATACGCCCGATAGTGGCGAGTTCGAGGTAGGAGAGACCGTAAAAGTAGCCTATGTGGACCAGCAGCACAAGGATATCGATCCCAATAAGAGCGTTTATCAGGTAATTTCCGGCGGCAACGACCTCATCCGCATGGGTGGGCGCGATATCAATGCCCGTGCCTACTTGTCGCGTTTCAATTTTTCCGGTGCAGATCAGGAAAAGCTTTGCGGTGTACTTTCCGGCGGTGAGCGCAACCGTCTTCACCTGGCTCTTTGTCTCAAGGAAGAAGGCAATGTGTTGCTTCTTGACGAACCTACCAATGACATTGACGTCAATACACTGCGTGCTCTCGAAGAAGGTCTTGAGGATTTTGCCGGATGTGCTGTTGTCATCAGTCACGACCGTTGGTTCCTCGACCGTATCTGTACGCATATTCTTGCATTTGAAGGCGATTCTAATGTATTTTTCTTTGAAGGCTCCTATTCGGAGTACGAAGAAAATAAACTGAAACGTTTGGGTAAGGAAGAACCTACTCGCGTTCGTTATAGAAAGTTAATGAATGATTAG